In the genome of Streptomyces sp. SLBN-118, the window AAACAGCCCCGCACCTGCGGGGTAACACCGACCCCGCACGCTGCGGTCATGGCATCAGGAACCGTGGTGATCGGCAGTGGGACGGCAGGCGCGCAACTCGCGCGGCAGCTCGTCGCCGCCGGCGCGCCCGTCACCGTACTCGGTGAGGAGCCGCACGCGCCGTACAACCGCCTGCTGCTCGCGGAAGTGCTCGCGGGGCGCTACGCCCCGGAGGTGATCGCCCTGCCCGCCGTGCCGGTGCGCCGGGGTGTGCGGGCCAGTGCCATCGACCGGGAGCGGCGGCTGGTGCTCTGTGAGGACGGGACTCCGGTGCCGTACGACCGCCTCGTCCTCGCGACCGGCTCGAACCCCGTGCTGCCCGCGCTGCGCGGGATCAGCCAGGGCCTCCCGGAGGGCGTGCATCCGTTCCGTACGCTCGACGACTGCGCGGCCCTGTCCGCCGCCGTACGTCCCGGGATCCGGGCCGTCGTCGTCGGCGGGGGGCTGCTCGGAGTCTCCGCGGCCCGGGCGCTGGCCGAGCGGGGCGCGAAGGTCGTTCTGGCCCAGCAGGGCGAGCGCCTCATGGAGCGCCAACTCGATGTCTCCGCCTCGCAGCTGGTCCGCGCCCACCTCGAAGCGATGGGCGTGGAGGTGCACACCGAGTGCCGGGTGCGCGGACTGCGCGGCACGGACGTCGAGCTCGCAGACGGATACGTGCTGGACGCGGAACTCGTCGTCCTCGCCTGCGGGGTGCGCCCGCGGACCAAGCTCGCCCAGGACGCCGGACTCGACGTCCGCAAGGGCATAGTCGTCGACGACGAACTGCGCACCTCCGACCCGTACATCCACGCCGTCGGCGACTGTGCCGAGCACGAGGGGCGGGTGTACGGGCTCGCGGGTCCGGCCCTCGAACAGGCCGATGTACTGGCCTGCCTGCTCACCGGGAAGCCCGCCCGCTACACGGGCACCCGCGCCCTGACCCGGCTGACCCTCAACGGTCCCGGCGCGCTCGATCTGGCCGCGTTCGGCGACCCGACCCCGCGCCCCGGGGACGACGTCGTCCAGCTCGCCGACGCCACCCGCGGCGCCTACCGCAAGGTCGTCGTCCGCGGGGACCGGCTCGTCGGCGGGGTGCTGCTCGGGGATCTCGCCGCGGTCGGCGCGCTCGCCCGGGCCTGGGAGGGCGACGACGCCCTGCCGGAGACGGTCCCCCTGCTCCACCTGCTCACCAATGATGGAGGCCTCTGACAT includes:
- a CDS encoding NAD(P)/FAD-dependent oxidoreductase; amino-acid sequence: MASGTVVIGSGTAGAQLARQLVAAGAPVTVLGEEPHAPYNRLLLAEVLAGRYAPEVIALPAVPVRRGVRASAIDRERRLVLCEDGTPVPYDRLVLATGSNPVLPALRGISQGLPEGVHPFRTLDDCAALSAAVRPGIRAVVVGGGLLGVSAARALAERGAKVVLAQQGERLMERQLDVSASQLVRAHLEAMGVEVHTECRVRGLRGTDVELADGYVLDAELVVLACGVRPRTKLAQDAGLDVRKGIVVDDELRTSDPYIHAVGDCAEHEGRVYGLAGPALEQADVLACLLTGKPARYTGTRALTRLTLNGPGALDLAAFGDPTPRPGDDVVQLADATRGAYRKVVVRGDRLVGGVLLGDLAAVGALARAWEGDDALPETVPLLHLLTNDGGL